In Alkalicoccobacillus plakortidis, the genomic stretch AGAAAATCAAGTTCTATTATAGGTATTATCGGCATTGTAATTGGAGCTATGAAGGTCGCCGAAGGAATTACTCAATTTTGTCCTCTTATGTATATGTCCAGTAAGAAGAAGTTAGAAACAAAAAAACACGGTCATCATCAAGATGGACGCGTGATGAACCCATCTTAATGGTGGGTTTTTTTATGTGAATTTGTTGAGAGTTGGTTTCTTGACTAACAGACTTCCAATTATTATAGCTATTAAACTTAATACATAAAACAATATGAGCGAACCTTCCGCACCAAACGGAATAAAGAAGGAATTCCACCAATCAACACTAAAGTAGTGCATAAAAATGTAGGAAACCGCTGCAGAAATGAATGGAATAAAGATATATTCGATCCCTAAGATTTTACGCCTTCCTAAAAAACCAACTAAGGAAGCCTGCGCTCTACTTCCGTGATCTATTGCTCCATTCTCCTCTCCATTGCTCCATTTGCATGATCTATCGCTCCAGTCCTCTCTCCATCGTTTCGATCCGCCGCTCTATCGTTTCACTTTCCTCTCCATCGTTTCGATTCACCACTCTATCGTTTCACTTCACCCTCCATCGTTTCGATTCACCACTCTATCGTTTCACTTTCCCCTCCATCGTTTCGTTTCACCACTCTATCGTTTCACTTTCCTCTCCATCGTTTCGATTCGCCACTCTATCGTTTCACTTTCCCCTCCATCATTTCGATTCACCACTCTATCGTTTCACTTCCCCCTCCATCGTTTCGATTCACCACTCTATCGTTTCACCTCCTGCCTTCCATCCATCGCTGCAATTCACAAATCCCCCCACAAAAAAACAGCCCCCGCTCTATGCGGGTGCTGCATGTTTTATCGAATCGCTTTATCAGCTATATCCGTTCGGTTAAATAACCCTTCGCTCTGAATATGGATCAAAGATTCGTAAGCTTGCTCTTTGGCTTCACGGATGGTTTCTCCACGTGCGGCAACAAGTAGAACTCTTCCGCCGTTAGTCTGCCAAATGTCGTCGTGAAGGCTAGTACCTGCGTGAAAAACTAATCCTTTTTTGGCTGCTGCTTCTAGTCCACCAATGGCCACACCTTTTTCGTAGATTCCTGGGTAACCTTTGCTCGCCATCACAACTCCAACAACTGCCTCTTCAGACCAAAGTAACTCTGGTTTTTCACCATTTAATAGCTGCTCTATGACATCTACTAGGTCCGTCTCAAGTCGTGGAAGTACCACTTGCGTTTCTGGATCTCCGAATCGAGCGTTAAATTCGATGACCTTAGGACCTGTAGCTGTCATCATTAGACCAGCATATAAAATGCCTGTAAAAGGAGTTCCTTCTGCAATCATTGCCGCAGCTGCTGGCTCCAGTACTGCTCGAACAGCGACATCTACTTGATTGGCGTTAAATTGAGGAACAGGGGAATACGCACCCATTCCTCCAGTATTTGGTCCCTCATCGTTATTAAATGCACGTTTGTGATCCTGTGCACCAACCATTGGTACAACAATATCATGATGAACAAAAGCCATAAGAGAAAGCTCTTCACCTTCTAAATATTCCTCGACCAATACTTCAGCCCCAAGCATCACCAAAGCGGTTTGCTTCTAAAATATCAGATAGAGCAGTCAAAGCCTCCTCTTCGGTCATGGCAACTGTAACACCTTTTCCAGCAGCTAAACCATCTGCTTTTATCACAATAGGTGCTCCTTGTTTCTTTACATAGGTTGCCGCCTCATCATAATGTGAGAAGGTTGCTGATGCTCCGGTTGGAATCCCGTACCGATTCATTAGATCCTTAGCAAAAGATTTGCTTCCCTCAATTTTAGCAGCAGCTTGGTTCGGTCCAAATACCTTTAAACCAGCTTCTTGAAATTGATCCACAATTCCTAAGCTAAGAGGAACCTCGGGACCGACAATCGTTAATTCTACGTTGTGCTCTTTTGCAAATGAAAGTAATGCAGAGAAATCTGTTTCCCCAATTGAGACAAGCTCAGCTACATCTGTCATGCCTGCATTACCCGGTGCAGCATACACTTTTTCTACTCTTGGACTTTGTGAAAGCTTCCAAGCGATTGCGTGCTCACGTCCACCACTGCCAATTACAAGTACATTCATATGGGTGTTCCTCCATTCCTAGTGTTTAAAATGACGCATGCCAGTAAAGACCATGGCAATGCCATATTCATCTGCTTTTTGGATGGATTCTTCATCACGGATTGAACCACCTGGTTGGATGATTGCTTTGACTCCAGCCACACCTGCTGCCTCTA encodes the following:
- a CDS encoding YgaP family membrane protein translates to MKPNLSLIESLLRITCGLTLLTLSSSKTNRKSSSIIGIIGIVIGAMKVAEGITQFCPLMYMSSKKKLETKKHGHHQDGRVMNPS